GAAGACGATCGTCGCGGTCAATAAGGACGAAGAGGCACCAATCTTCGAGATCGCCGACTACGGCGTGGTCGGTGACCTGTTCAAGGTCGCCCCGCAGATGACCGAAGGGATCAAGGCCCGCAAGGGTTAGCGTTTCCCACGGTAGAGGGCAAAAGCACCTCATTTTCCTCCGTGTTTCGGCGCGTTTTGGGCGGAAATGGGGTGCTTTTTGCATCCGCCTGACGTGACGGCCCGCAATCCTGTCACCTGACGTGCACCGACATGTCAGCGCACCGATGCTACCTAGCCGAACGATTGCGCCACGTTGTTGGCATGAGCATCGCTTCAGTCCTCATACCCAGTGACAAACCCCGCGGTCCGTTCCCGGCATCGGGAGGTCCGCACTACTCCCTGCTGCTCTCCACCGACTCGAGCCTCATCGAGGCGGCCCAGCGCTTGCGCTACGACGTATTCAGCAGCACCCCAGGATTCGCTCTGCCGGCAACCTCCGAAGAATTCGCCGGCCGCGACGCCGACCGTTTCGACGAGTACTGCGACCACCTGTTGGTGCGCGACGACGACACCGGCGAACTGGTGGGCTGCTACCGGATGCTGCCTCCGCCCGGCGCGATCGCCGCCGGAGGGCTTTACACCGCAACGGAATTCGACGTCCGCTCCTTCGACCCGCTGCGGCCGTCGCTGGTCGAGATGGGCCGCGCGGTGGTGCGCGACGGTCACCGCAACGGCGCGGTGGTGCTGCTGATGTGGGCCGGCATCCTGGCTTACCTGGACCGCTGCGACTACGACTACGTGACCGGCTGTGTTTCGGTTCCGGTGCGGACCGGTGCGGATGCGCCGGGCGGCCAGATCCGCGGGGTGCGCGACTTCGTGCACAAGCGGCACGCGGCGCAATACCGGGTGCGTCCCTACCGGCCCGTCTGCATCGACGGCAAGAGCCTGGACGAAATCGAACCGCCGGCACGGCCGTCGGTGCCACCGCTTATGCGCGGCTATCTGCGCCTGGGGGCCCGGGTCTGCGGCGACCCGGCGCACGACCCGGCCTTCGGAGTCGGCGACTTCTGTGTGCTGCTGGGCAAGCGCGACGCCGATACCCGCTATCTGAAGCGTCTCCGGTCGGTATCGGCTGCGTCCGAAATGGGAGGGGCGATGGCGGGCGGAGCAGCCTGATGAACGGGTCGCCGCACGGGCCGGTTGGTCACTCCTGGTTGCCGCGAGCATCGTGCGACATAGGCTGCGTGGGCGGTGCGGCGGTGTCGCGGTCGGTGGCCGAGCGGGTGCGGGTGGCGCTGCGGCTGACGGTGGCGCTGCTGCTGGCGCCGGGAATCCCGCTGCTCGGCGTACCGTTGCCGGGGAGCAGCCATCTGCAACGTGCCTACTGCCGGTTGGTGCTGCGCTGCTTTGGAGTGCGAATCAGCGTGCACGGCAATCCGATTCGCAACCTGCGCGGTGTGCTGGTGGTCAGCAGCCACACCTCCTGGCTAGACGCCTTCGCCATCGGAGCGGTGCTGCCCGGGTCGTTCGTGGCCCGCGCCGACATGTTCACCGGACCTGCCACGGGCATTGTGGCCCGAGCCCTGAAAATCATCCCGATCGAGCGGGCTAGCCTGCGCCGGCTGCCCGGTGTGGTCGACGCGGTCGCCCGGCGCCTGCGCGCCGGACAAACGGTGGTCGCGTTCCCAGAAGGCACGACATGGTGCGGCCGGGCGTCGGGCAATTTCTATCCGGCGATGTTTCAGGCCGCGATCGACGCCGGCCGTCCGGTGCAGCCGCTGCGACTGACGTATCACCACGGCGACGGCAGCGTGTCGACGACGCCCGCCTTCGTCGGCGACGACACCCTGCTGAGGTCGATGTTCCGGTTGCTGCGGCAGCGCCGGACCCTGGCCTGCGTCCGCGTCGCATCACTGCAGCTGC
The nucleotide sequence above comes from Mycobacterium vicinigordonae. Encoded proteins:
- a CDS encoding GNAT family N-acetyltransferase, giving the protein MSIASVLIPSDKPRGPFPASGGPHYSLLLSTDSSLIEAAQRLRYDVFSSTPGFALPATSEEFAGRDADRFDEYCDHLLVRDDDTGELVGCYRMLPPPGAIAAGGLYTATEFDVRSFDPLRPSLVEMGRAVVRDGHRNGAVVLLMWAGILAYLDRCDYDYVTGCVSVPVRTGADAPGGQIRGVRDFVHKRHAAQYRVRPYRPVCIDGKSLDEIEPPARPSVPPLMRGYLRLGARVCGDPAHDPAFGVGDFCVLLGKRDADTRYLKRLRSVSAASEMGGAMAGGAA
- a CDS encoding lysophospholipid acyltransferase family protein, with the translated sequence MNGSPHGPVGHSWLPRASCDIGCVGGAAVSRSVAERVRVALRLTVALLLAPGIPLLGVPLPGSSHLQRAYCRLVLRCFGVRISVHGNPIRNLRGVLVVSSHTSWLDAFAIGAVLPGSFVARADMFTGPATGIVARALKIIPIERASLRRLPGVVDAVARRLRAGQTVVAFPEGTTWCGRASGNFYPAMFQAAIDAGRPVQPLRLTYHHGDGSVSTTPAFVGDDTLLRSMFRLLRQRRTLACVRVASLQLPGTDRRVLARDCQSAVHAAAAPRPHHGHVLVA